The DNA sequence TAGCTTCCTTGTTTCGGCGGGGCGCAAAATTGGTTTGCCTTCGACTGCACGGACTTGCCGCGAACTATTGATTCGTCGTCCAGAAATCAATATGCACCACAAGACTTTCCTGAATTTGTACAGGAGAGCCCGCTGTGTGCTTTCGGGCAAGAAGTGGCTTGAATTTTGCCATGCGCTTTTGCCGGCAATGGCCCCCCTTTATTTTAGGGACATGTTCAATCGCTCGGGCATGCGTTCCATGATGGTCCGTAAGCGCTCGAACAAGCTTTTGATTGCGGCATCGCAGATTCTCGACGACCTGACTGGTTTCTCGGGGCTTCGCGTGGATGTGTGCGACTTTTTGCTACGTGGCAAAAAAGTTCTCTTTTGCGAAAATCCAGAATCGTCTTACTTGCTTGATTGCGGCATCGGCGGAGCGCTCCGGGCTTGGAATTATAAAGGGGCAAAGATTAACTTAGTGAATTCCTGGCGTGACGACGGCGAACCTTCGTTTGCGTTTTTGGATTGCCTCCTCCCGAATATGGACTTTACACCGGTCAAGCTGGAGCAGATGCTCTATGACCGCAAGCACTTGCTTGCCGACCTGTATGACTACCGCATTCTCCGTTCGGAATCCGGCACGGAGATTATGCTTGACGAGGAACAGGGCTTTGTAAATGAAGAACGCAAGGCTTTGTTCAAAATCAAAAAGGTCTTTACGTTCCAGGGCGACGCTGCCAAGTTTACGGTCTCGTATGCTATCGATAACCTTGCATACGTGAACACGAAGGGATATTTCGGGACGATTCTTGAGCTTGGACTTCTGTCTCGGGGTGATGTTAACAAAGTCTGGATTGATGGCAAGAATGTCAAGTGGAACATGGTCGAGCCGCTTTTGTACCCGGATGGACGGTTGCTGGAAATTCGCGACGAAAAGGGCGGCTGTGTTTTCCGCATGGGCTTTGACCGACCGACATCTATTTTTGTAGGCTCCATCTTTGGGGCGACATCGTCGGCTGCGCCGCAGGCTTTTCAAGGTATTCGCGTGTTCCCGTTCTGGAACGCTCCGTTCAAGGTGCTTGACCGCAAATCGTTCAAGATTTCAGTGTCAGTGACCAAGAGGTAAATTGTGCGGGCTGACTTGATTGACATCCAGGTAGAAGATCGCGGCGAAGAAGTTGAAATTTCGCTGTTTGGCATTCTTGGCGAATACCAGCTTTCGGCTGTTCGTGAAAAGCTAGAAATGCTAGTGCGTGGGCCGGGCGTGTTCTTTTTTGTGAATCTCCAGAATGTGCGTTTTACGACCGAAGCTTATCGCAGCCTGTTCCTTGAAATTCTGAACTTGATCAAGCAGCAGAAGGCAACTCTCATCTTGCTGTTCGAGAGTGAAGAGCTGAAAGCTTATTTTGAACGGTACCGCAACATTTTTGAAATTTACAGGAACCGTGAGGATTACCGTAAGTCGGGGATTTCCAAGCAAGTTCACTTGGTGGGTTTCCACTATGAAAAAAGGTCCATTAGCCTATCTCCTGGCTTTGCGATTTCTGTGGCGCTTTTCCTGATTGGCTGGGCTGTTACGTTGTTTGTCATCGTCGTTGGGCAAGGGCGTGAGATTTCTGATAAGCAGGCGCAGATAACGGCGCTTGAAAGCCAGAAAGCCCGTTACATCCGCGAAATAGACCGACTGGAATCGGCGATTGGCCCGATGCGTAAGCTTGGTGTTGTTCAGGATACGACTTTGCTCAGTTCTTTTGGCGCGATTCAGGACTGGGTCTCGTATCTAGAATATTTGGAGAAAGATCGGCGTGAAAAGTAGCGTTCGTCTCTCTTCGATGAGCGTTAGCGTTCTGTTTATCATTGGCTTTGCAGTTTTATTCTTTTTTGCGAGCGAATGGTATTCAAACCGTGTTAAGCTTGAAAAGATGGCTTATCAGGAGCGCGTCCTTCACAATGACCTAGAACACTTGGAGGTCGTGGGCAAGTGGACGCTTGATTACGTGAAAATCGAAAAGGCGCTCACGTACATGCTTGGTGACCGCCTGTCCGAAGTGAGCTTTCGCATTTTGGCGGAGCACTTGTGGAAGATTTCGCAGTCGTATTCGCTCGATCCTTTGATCATCCTTGCTGTCGTGGCGCAAGAAAGCCGCGGCAACCCGTATGCGCGTGGACGTTTCCAGACTGGTAAATTCTCGGGCGCACTAGGACTCATGCAGATAAAGCTAGAAACGGCTAAGTCTATAGGTCGTAGATTTGGACTTGTTATCGAAAGCGAGGCTGACTTGTTGCGCCCTGAAGTAAATGTGGTTGTGGGGTCGGCGTACTTGATTCGCCTTATCGGAAAGTATGGCAATTGGAGGGATGCCCTGGTCGCGTATAATCTCGGTCATACGGCCGTTGACAAGCTTCTGGAAAAGAATCTTCCGCTTCCGACTTTTTATTATGAGGGCGTTGTTGCGAAATACAAGGA is a window from the Fibrobacter sp. UWB4 genome containing:
- a CDS encoding glycoside hydrolase — protein: MNPRISFVLQMSPSTSYENLEAVARNLLEGLNVLLNSEQVKCSIFLDGPVIEALYNVAKPLMFGKIQNAIRNGVLEFLGGGYYDPMLPLFPEDLQMMQLELHRNYLKKVLDAEPQGYFNSSLVWEPGMADVLERSRFDYALVTESAVQDALGRSTPVSGWFTLEDRGALIRIVPVSETLSKAIAEDNLSWRSVAEQYCRDGKSAIALLDIPSEPAEIIDFFGRFVDFVETNEVQTRTVGFAVDQLETCGTISFLVSAGRKIGLPSTARTCRELLIRRPEINMHHKTFLNLYRRARCVLSGKKWLEFCHALLPAMAPLYFRDMFNRSGMRSMMVRKRSNKLLIAASQILDDLTGFSGLRVDVCDFLLRGKKVLFCENPESSYLLDCGIGGALRAWNYKGAKINLVNSWRDDGEPSFAFLDCLLPNMDFTPVKLEQMLYDRKHLLADLYDYRILRSESGTEIMLDEEQGFVNEERKALFKIKKVFTFQGDAAKFTVSYAIDNLAYVNTKGYFGTILELGLLSRGDVNKVWIDGKNVKWNMVEPLLYPDGRLLEIRDEKGGCVFRMGFDRPTSIFVGSIFGATSSAAPQAFQGIRVFPFWNAPFKVLDRKSFKISVSVTKR
- a CDS encoding lytic transglycosylase domain-containing protein, whose protein sequence is MKSSVRLSSMSVSVLFIIGFAVLFFFASEWYSNRVKLEKMAYQERVLHNDLEHLEVVGKWTLDYVKIEKALTYMLGDRLSEVSFRILAEHLWKISQSYSLDPLIILAVVAQESRGNPYARGRFQTGKFSGALGLMQIKLETAKSIGRRFGLVIESEADLLRPEVNVVVGSAYLIRLIGKYGNWRDALVAYNLGHTAVDKLLEKNLPLPTFYYEGVVAKYKDLVKHCSF